A genomic region of Nymphaea colorata isolate Beijing-Zhang1983 chromosome 2, ASM883128v2, whole genome shotgun sequence contains the following coding sequences:
- the LOC116247777 gene encoding LOW QUALITY PROTEIN: pyruvate kinase isozyme A, chloroplastic-like (The sequence of the model RefSeq protein was modified relative to this genomic sequence to represent the inferred CDS: deleted 2 bases in 1 codon), with protein MAQTIHALIPSSSTCLHRRSTAATITSIPKSKSFVVLSQSPCFSRGRPSRSSISAVYELDSSPAAVSNGRGPAVAVDTSSAVIEIDAVSEAELKENGFRCTRRTKLVCTVGPATNGFSQIEALAMGGMNVARINMCHGTREWHRDVIRKVRKLNDEKGYAVAIMMDTEGSEIHMGDLGGSSSAKAEDGEIWTFSVRAFTLPLPARTISVNYDGFAEDVKVGDELLVDGGMVRFDVIEKIGPDVICRCTDPGLLLPRANLTLRRDGSLVREKNAMLPTISSKDWLDIDFGIAEGVDFIAISFVKSAEVIHHLKSYISARTRGSDIAVIAKIESIDSLNNLKEIIRASDGAMVARGDLGAQIPLEEVPSAQQEIVRLCRQLNRPVIVASQLLESMIEYPTPTRAEVADVSEAVRQRADSHALMLSGESAMGQYPEKALAVLKSVSLRMERWWREDKRHEASNLSDISSSFSDQISETICNSAARMANSLEVDAIFVYTRTGGMASLLSRCRPDCPIFAFTTTTSVRRRLNLQWGLIPFRLSFSDDMESNLNRTFSLLKARGMIQSGDLVIAVSDMLQSIQVINVP; from the exons ATGGCGCAAACAATCCACGCTCTCATACCGTCCTCTTCCACATGTCTCCACCGTCGCTCCACCGCCGCCACCATTACTTCCATCCCTAAATCGAAGTCATTCGTAGTCCTTTCCCAATCCCCTTGCTTCTCCCGTGGCCGCCCCTCTCGGAGCTCTATCTCGGCCGTCTACGAGTTGGATAGCTCCCCGGCGGCAGTCTCCAACGGGCGGGGACCAGCGGTGGCGGTGGATACGTCGTCTGCCGTCATCGAGATAGACGCCGTGAGCGAGGCGGAGCTGAAGGAGAATGGGTTCCGGTGCACTCGTCGGACTAAGCTCGTCTGCACCGTTGGGCCTGCGACGAACGGGTTTTCACAGATAGAGGCGCTGGCCATGGGTGGGATGAACGTCGCACGCATTAATATGTGCCACGGCACCCGGGAGTGGCACAGAGATGTGATTCGGAAGGTGAGGAAGCTCAACGACGAGAAAGGATACGCAGTCGCCATCATGATGGACACAGAGGGAAGTGAGATCCACATGGGCGATCTCGGCGGTTCCTCGTCTGCTAAGGCGGAG GATGGTGAAATTTGGACTTTCAGTGTCCGAGCTTTTACATTACCTCTTCCAGCACGCACCATTAGTGTTAACTATGATGGCTTTGCTGAAG ATGTGAAGGTGGGAGATGAGCTTCTTGTGGATGGAGGAATGGTGCGGTTTGATGTGATTGAGAAGATTGGTCCAGATGTGATATGTCGTTGCACAGATCCTGGTCTGCTGCTACCTCGTGCTAATCTGACATTAAGGAGGGACGGTAGCCTTGTTCGTGAAAAGAATGCAATGCTTCCAACTATTTCTTCCAAG GATTGGCTTGATATTGATTTTGGTATTGCTGAGGGTGTAGACTTCATTGCGATCTCGTTTGTCAAGTCAGCTGAAGTAATACATCATCTGAAGAGCTATATTTCTGCTCGAACTCGTGGCAG TGATATTGCAGTAATTGCAAAAATTGAAAGTATTGACTCATTGAACAATCTCAAAGAGATCATTCGTGCATCTGACGGGGCCATGGTTGCTAGAGGTGATCTTGGTGCGCAAATTCCATTGGAAGAAGTGCCTTCAGCACAACAGGAGATAGTAAGATTATGTAGGCAGCTCAACAGGCCTGTGATTGTTGCATCACAACTTCTTGAGTCCATGATTGAGTACCCTACACCCACAAGGGCTGAAGTTGCAGATGTTTCTGAAGCAGTGAGACAGCGAGCAGAT TCTCATGCTCTCATGCTCTCAGGAGAGTCAGCTATGGGCCAATATCCTGAGAAAGCTCTAGCTGTGTTGAAAAGTGTGAGTCTTCGAATGGAGAGGTGGTGGAGAGAGGACAAACGCCATGAAGCGTCAAATCTTTCTGATATTTCATCTTCCTTTAGTGATCAGATCTCAGAGACAATCTGCAATTCTGCTGCTAGAATGG CAAACAGCCTGGAAGTGGATGCCATTTTTGTGTATACAAGAACAGGTGGTATGGCTTCTCTTTTGTCACGATGCCGCCCTGATTGCCCCATTTTTGCCTTCACAACAACAACCTCTGTGCGTCGTCGACTAAATCTGCAATGGGGACTGATACCCTTTAGGCTAAGTTTCTCTGATGACATGGAGAGCAATCTCAACAGGACATTCTCATTATTGAAAGCCAGGGGAATGATACAATCAGGAGACCTAGTAATTGCCGTCTCTGATATGTTGCAGTCTATTCAGGTGATCAATGTACCTTAA